A genomic stretch from Maridesulfovibrio zosterae DSM 11974 includes:
- the lhgO gene encoding L-2-hydroxyglutarate oxidase: MKTTEILICGAGIVGLTVARELISKGYKNILIIDKEDEIAKHASGRNSGVLHAGIYYAPGSLRAVSCLSGNFRMKEYCREKKLPLLETGKVIVARDESELPTLHELYKRATANGAKVEIVDEQNLNEIEPNAKTTHEALFSHYTAVVDPRAVMKSLYNDLDASGKVTFMLNTAFITSKKNNVIVTDKGEISCGLFINAAGSYSDKVALPFGFGEGYQLIPFKGIYKKMKKEKAHTIKGSIYPVPNIKNPFLGIHFTRGATGDVYLGPTAIPAFGRENYGIIQGMDKEAFDILLRDTILFMRNPKFRSVAFEEPRKYFFSAFFNDAKKLVKELNPDDIESTPKVGIRPQLVDIKRNELVMDFLVESDKKSVHVLNAISPAFTSSMYFAEMIVEKYIH, translated from the coding sequence GACAACAGAAATTCTGATCTGCGGTGCAGGCATCGTAGGTCTTACTGTAGCTCGCGAGCTAATATCAAAAGGTTATAAAAATATTTTGATTATTGATAAGGAAGATGAAATCGCAAAACATGCTTCAGGACGCAACAGCGGAGTGCTCCATGCCGGTATTTACTATGCTCCGGGAAGCCTGCGTGCTGTATCCTGTCTATCTGGAAATTTCAGAATGAAAGAATATTGCAGAGAAAAAAAACTTCCACTACTCGAAACCGGAAAAGTAATCGTCGCCAGAGATGAATCTGAACTTCCCACACTCCATGAATTATATAAACGGGCTACTGCAAACGGTGCTAAAGTAGAAATTGTAGATGAGCAGAATTTAAATGAAATAGAACCCAATGCAAAAACTACACATGAAGCTCTCTTCTCACACTATACAGCAGTTGTTGACCCTCGCGCAGTGATGAAATCACTGTACAATGATCTTGATGCAAGTGGAAAAGTTACTTTCATGCTTAATACAGCCTTTATCACATCTAAAAAAAACAATGTAATTGTTACTGATAAGGGTGAAATCAGCTGTGGACTTTTTATCAATGCTGCAGGCTCATACAGTGATAAAGTAGCACTCCCTTTCGGCTTTGGTGAAGGCTACCAGCTCATTCCGTTTAAAGGCATTTATAAAAAAATGAAAAAAGAAAAAGCCCATACAATTAAGGGAAGCATTTACCCTGTACCTAACATTAAGAATCCATTCCTCGGTATTCATTTTACCCGTGGGGCTACAGGGGATGTATACTTGGGTCCCACAGCTATTCCAGCATTTGGACGTGAAAATTACGGTATTATACAAGGTATGGACAAAGAAGCATTCGATATACTCCTGCGTGATACAATTCTTTTTATGCGCAACCCAAAATTTCGTTCTGTAGCATTTGAAGAACCTCGGAAATATTTTTTCAGCGCTTTTTTCAATGATGCCAAAAAACTTGTGAAAGAACTAAACCCTGATGATATCGAAAGTACTCCTAAAGTTGGTATCCGGCCTCAACTGGTAGATATAAAACGTAACGAACTTGTCATGGACTTCCTTGTCGAAAGTGATAAAAAGAGTGTACATGTATTGAATGCAATATCTCCTGCATTTACCAGCTCCATGTATTTCGCTGAAATGATTGTAGAGAAATACATACACTAA